A window of the Hordeum vulgare subsp. vulgare chromosome 5H, MorexV3_pseudomolecules_assembly, whole genome shotgun sequence genome harbors these coding sequences:
- the LOC123399424 gene encoding putative wall-associated receptor kinase-like 16, whose translation MKLGCSRFLLSCHVLLCLSAIWVPATADVPVAHLTGCQAKCGEVDIPFPFGIGEQCALHRGFNINCTTVNGILKPFAGYVEVTKISVPDGKAWINATTMSWRCYDVATDTMSYQNEGLDLRNTPFWVSEVDNKIIVIGCNTLAYMRSFPYVIGCSSICEDVTLENDKCSGAGCCQADVPKGVRYYNGYFNTNYNATKRCSFMAVMEKAAFKFNTSYTESTVFWDTYNGTVPLVLDWLAWPSTCDVAQNMSSYACASTHSECVNSTIDEPGYRCTCAVGYKGNPYVQNGCQDIDECLEDATLCVSGSGTCTNTAGNYTCSCPRGKDWANGSCQSHFPVIPVVGTTVGLVVLVIVLACACMIQERRKLQKMKRDYFRQHGGLILFEEMRSKQGITFKIFTEEELQQATNRFSEQQVLGQGGYGTVYKGVLEGNVEVAVKRCKTVDEQQKKEFGKEMLILSEVNHKNIVKLLGCCLEVEVPMLVYEFVPNGTLFQLIHGNHGLRISLATRLGIAHESADALAYLHSSASTPILHGDVKSSNILLDRDHKAKVADFGASILAPTDKSQFITLVHGTCGYLDPEYMQTNLLTDKSDVYSFGVVLLELLTGKLPFNFSQDVAAREKSLSMMFMYAMKVNKLEEILDDDIKNEESTEIIEEAAELAMRCLEMCGDNRPSMKEVAEKLDSLRKVMQHPWVQRNPEEMECLLGEPSSMVSSTITSAECFSIEKKAVNGLQSGR comes from the exons ATGAAGCTCGGGTGTTCTCGGTTTCTTTTGTCTTGCCATGTTCTTCTCTGCCTTTCGGCGATTTGGGTGCCGGCCACGGCCGATGTGCCGGTAGCCCACCTTACCGGCTGCCAGGCCAAGTGCGGCGAGGTTGACATCCCATTCCCGTTCGGCATCGGCGAGCAGTGCGCGTTGCACCGCGGCTTTAACATCAACTGCACGACCGTCAATGGCATCCTCAAGCCTTTTGCGGGATATGTCGAGGTGACCAAAATCTCCGTGCCAGACGGCAAGGCCTGGATAAACGCCACGACCATGTCGTGGCGGTGCTATGATGTGGCCACTGACACTATGAGCTACCAAAACGAAGGCCTGGACCTCAGAAATACACCTTTCTGGGTATCGGAGGTGGATAACAAAATTATCGTCATCGGGTGTAATACTCTCGCTTATATGAGGAGCTTTCCG TACGTAATAGGTTGCTCGTCCATATGCGAAGACGTTACCCTCGAGAACGACAAATGCTCTGGTGCCGGCTGCTGCCAAGCCGATGTCCCGAAAGGCGTACGGTATTATAACGGCTATTTCAACACAAACTACAACGCGACCAAAAGGTGCAGCTTCATGGCAGTGATGGAAAAGGCAGCTTTCAAGTTCAACACCAGCTATACCGAATCCACGGTGTTTTGGGATACATACAATGGGACAGTTCCACTTGTCCTGGACTGGCTGGCATGGCCGTCGACTTGCGACGTAGCTCAGAACATGAGCTCCTACGCATGCGCCAGCACCCATAGTGAGTGTGTAAattccaccatcgacgagccaggTTATCGTTGCACGTGCGCTGTTGGATACAAAGGCAACCCTTATGTCCAGAACGGATGCCAAG ATATTGACGAGTGCCTTGAAGATGCTACTCTCTGCGTCTCTGGAAGTGGAACCTGCACGAACACGGCAGGGAATTACACCTGCTCATGTCCCCGAGGGAAGGATTGGGCGAATGGCAGTTGTCAATCCCATTTTCCTGTGATACCTGTCGTAG GTACAACTGTTGGACTAGTCGTCTTAGTGATTGTTTTAGCCTGTGCGTGcatgatccaagagagaagaaaaCTACAAAAGATGAAGCGGGACTACTTTCGGCAGCATGGTGGTCTAATATTATTTGAGGAGATGAGGTCAAAGCAAGGTATTACATTTAAAATCTTCACAGAGGAAGAACTACAGCAAGCCACGAACAGGTTTAGTGAGCAACAAGTATTGGGTCAAGGGGGCTATGGGACTGTGTACAAGGGGGTTCTTGAGGGCAACGTGGAAGTAGCGGTGAAGAGATGCAAGACCGTCGACGAGCAACAAAAGAAAGAATTTGGTAAAGAGATGCTGATCTTGTCTGAGGTCAACCATAAAAACATTGTGAAGCTCCTCGGGTGTTGCCTCGAAGTGGAAGTCCCTATGTTGGTATACGAGTTTGTCCCAAACGGCACCCTCTTCCAGCTCATACACGGTAACCATGGCCTACGTATCTCCTTGGCTACTCGCTTGGGGATCGCCCATGAGTCCGCTGACGCGCTCGCCTACCTTCACTCATCGGCTTCGACACCAATCCTCCATGGTGATGTCAAGTCCTCCAATATTCTTCTTGACAGGGATCACAAAGCTAAAGTAGCTGACTTTGGCGCCTCCATCCTGGCACCAACTGATAAGTCACAATTCATCACACTTGTACATGGTACATGCGGGTATCTCGATCCTGAGTACATGCAAACCAACCTGCTGACAGACAAGAGTGACGTGTACAGCTTTGGGGTTGTTCTTTTGGAGCTGCTTACGGGCAAGTTGCCATTTAATTTCAGTCAAGATGTCGCTGCCCGCGAGAAGAGCTTATCGATGATGTTTATGTATGCGATGAAGGTGAATAAGCTTGAGGAAATCTTGGATGATGATATCAAGAACGAGGAGAGCACAGAAATTATTGAAGAGGCGGCGGAGCTAGCGATGCGGTGCTTAGAGATGTGTGGTGACAATAGGCCATCGATGAAGGAAGTTGCGGAGAAGCTTGATAGTCTGAGGAAGGTGATGCAACATCCATGGGTGCAGCGAAACCCTGAAGAGATGGAATGCCTACTTGGGGAGCCCTCGTCAATGGTCAGCTCGACGATAACAAGTGCTGAATGTTTCAGCATCGAGAAGAAAGCTGTTAATGGTCTGCAGTCAGGTCGTTAA